The following is a genomic window from Sedimenticola thiotaurini.
CGGATAACGGATACCGTCACTGGCCAACACACCATAGGCCCGCGCCAGCTGCAACGTGGTGACCGAAAGGCCATAACCGAACGCCAGGGTCGCCTGGTCGATTTCCGCCCAGCGACGATAGGGTGCCAGTTGACCCGACACCTCTCCGGGGAAACCGGTACTGGTGGGATCGCCAAATCCGATCCGTGAGAAGAATCCCCAGAACTCATCCTTAGGCAGATCCAGGGCGATCTTGCTGACCCCCACATTACTGGACTTCAGGATCACATGGGTCAGATCAATGGGGCCGTAGTTCCGGTGATCACGCACCAGGTTGCGACCCACTTTAAACGTACCCGGCGTGGTGTCGATCACCGTACCCGGACTGTAACGACCCGACTCCAGAGCGGCGGCGATGGTGAAGGGTTTCATGGTGGAACCCGGCTCAAAGACATCGGTTACTGCCCGATTGCGGAAGCGACCGGTCTTGCCGGACTTGCTGCCGTTGGGGTTATAGGCTGGCTGGTTGACCATGGCCAGGATCTCGCCATTTCGCGCATCCAGAATAACCGCCGAACCGGACTTGGCCTTGTTGCGCCGGACCGCCCCCTTCAACTCCCGGTAGGCAAGAAACTGCAGACGCCGGTCGATTGAAGTAATCAGCTCCTTACCTGCCTGAGGCTCAAGAATGTTCTCCACATCCTTTACCGCCCGGGCACGACCATCCTGAATCACCCGCTTGCGACCCGCCGTTCCACGCAGCCACTCGTCGTAGGCCAGTTCCAGACCTTCCTGCCCCTGGTCATCAATATTGGTAAAGCCCACCACATGGGCGAACACCTCACCATCCGGGTAGTAGCGACGATACTCACGCTGCAGTCCGATGCCCGATATATCGTTCGCTTCCACATAATCCATCAAACGCTCGGCCCGGTCGGGATTAATACGGCGTTTCAGATACACGAATGAGCGATTACTGCGGCGCGCCAGCAGCTGGCGCAGATGATCCAGGTCCATCTCCAGTATCTTCGCCACCGGGACCAGTATCCGGCGGTCGGGTGACAGGGTGCGCGGGTTGGCCCATACCGAGTCCACTGGCGTGCTGATGGCTACCGGCGCACCAAAGCGATCTTTGATCATGCCCCGATGGGCCGGCATCTCGACTACCCGCAGATAACGGCGTTGCCCTTCATTCTGCAGAAAGTCGGTTTCAAAAATCTGCTGATCCACCGCCCGCCACACCAGCAGGGCCGCTGAGAGAGATAACAGGGTCAACAGTGTCCAGCGCCGGGCACGGTAGCTCGGCAACGCCTGCTCGACCCGGCGGGCATTCTTCTGACGCCTGTTTCTGGTTTTCCCACTCATCGTTATGGTTTCACCACCACGACTTCATCAGCCGTCGGTATGTGCATTTTTAACCGCTTGCGGGCAATCTTCTCGACCCGGGCATGGGTAGCCCAGGTACTCTGTTCCAATTGCAACCGCCCCCACTCCACTTCCATCGCATCACGCTCGGCGCGCAGCATCTGCAACGCCACAAAATGTTTGCGGGTGGCGTATTTGGAATACACCACCCCGGTCGCCGTCATGAGCAGACTGAACGCCAGAAACAGCAGCATAATGGCCTGCCCCCGGTTCACTGCCGACGCTCCGCTACCCGTAACACCGCACTACGTGCACGGGGATTCTGATCCACCTCCTGACGGGAGGGCTTGATCGCCTTGCCGATCCGCGCCAACTGCGAGTTACGTTGCTGCTCCGTTACCGGGATGCCCGGGGGAAACTGTTCGCCCCGTTCCGCATCCCGCATAAAACGCTTCACGATACGGTCTTCCAGCGAATGAAAGCTGATCACCGCCAACCGACCGCCCGGGGCCAGTACCCGCAAAGACTGATCGAGACAGGCTTTCAGATCATCCAGTTCCCGATTGATGTGGATACGGATCGCCTGAAAGCAGCGGGTCGCCGGATGTTTGCCCTTTTCCCAGGCCGGGTTGGCTGCTGATACAACCTCCGCCAACTGGCGCGTGGTCTGAATCGACTGCGTGCTGCGCGCCTCCACAATGGCGCGCGCTATGCGACGGGCAAAACGCTCTTCGCCATAGGTCTTGAAGACCTGTGCCATTTCGTCCGCCTCGGCCCGGTTCAACCAATCGGCCGCACTGACACCGGAACTGTTATCCATGCGCATATCCAGAGGCCCGTCATTCAGAAAACTGAAGCCTCTCTCCGCCCTGTCCAGTTGTGGCGAGGAGACGCCCAAATCCAGCAACACACCGTTGACCCGGCCCAACAGTCCTGCCGCCCCCACAACCTGTTCCAGTTGGGCAAAAGAACCCTGCCGGATCACGAACCGCTCATCATCACCAAACAGACGCCGGGCACACGCAATGGCGTCCGGGTCCTTATCGATCCCCAGCAACCGCCCCGAGGGACCCAATGCCTGCAGAATTGCCCCGCTGTGACCGCCACGCCCGAAGGTACCGTCGATATAGACCCCTTCGGGGCTGATATTCAGCGCCTCCAGCGCCTCATGAAAAAGCACCGGCAGATGTGTGTCCGTGGAGGCCATGGCTATATCGAGAGGGTGTCGAAATCGGCCGGCAGATCGACATCACCCAGTTCCATCTCATCCAACCAGCCCTCTCTCTGATTGCTCCAGCGCTCCTCATCCCACAATTCGAACTTGTTACCCTGACCAATCAACACCACCCGCTTGTCCAACTGGGCAAAATCCCGTAACGCAGGCGGCAGCAACACACGACCCTGACCATCCATATCAACTTCCGTGGCGTGCCCAACCAACAGACGCTGCAGATTACGTGCAGCCTTATTAAAGGAGGGGAGTTTCATCAGTTTTCTCTCGATCTCCTGCCATTCCGGCAGTGGATAGATCAAGAGACAGTGATCACGATCAATCGTCACCACCAATTCGGAGGCACAACGCTCCTGTATCCGCTCGCGATAGCGCGTCGGCACAGCCAAACGTCCCTTGGCATCCAGATTGAGCCTGTTGAGCCCCCGAAACAAAGATCGCCCCCTTTAAGGAAATCCGATTTCCAGAAAAATCCACATTTACCCACTTCTTTCCATAATAGGTACTCAAATCAGGGCTTGTCAAGGAAATCACTCCACCAAAATGTGAGAAAGTTCCTTTAAAGACAGATAGTTAGAGACACCCTTTAAAGGGCGATTAATCACACAAGACAATAAAAAACAGCGCGATAAACTACGGAGTTAAAGTAAAGTGTAAAGACCAGCAGGATTTAACACCCCCTTTCCCACTGACCGATTCTCCACCACGCCCCACAAACGGACCGAGCGGATCAGCGGGGACGGATTGGCATCAGCACCGTTGAGAAAGCAGAAATAAAACGACCGGAGCAGGAAACCTGCTCCGGTCGGGAAATTGGATGGGGAGTCGGCCTGTAAGCCGGGTTCTGTCTTGAATGGCCATTCATCTGGGATGCGCGTCACCGCGCACCTCAAGCGACCTACCCGGGGACCGTGCGGGCCACACGTGGCAACCGAGGCTGCCTGCCCCCCTATTTGGTCTTGCTCCGGGTGGGGTTTACCCTGCCACGACTGTTGCCAGTCGCGCGGTGCGCTCTTACCGCACCATTTCACCCTTACCAGCCAGCCCGTAGACCGGTGGCGGTATATTTTCTGTGGCACTTTCCGTAGGCTCGCGCCTCCCAGGCGTTACCTGGCACCCTGCCCATCGGAGCCCGGACTTTCCTCCGCTTTATTGAAAAGCAGCGACCATCCGGCCGACTCCCGGCGGGGAGAGTAGTCCCATCACCCGACTTGTGCAAGCCAATTCAACAACTCCAACCCCCAATGCCCGCAGGCCCCCGGTCAACCGGCTCCTCCTGCACGGACGTTACGCTCAGAGGATGCAAACTCCTCCAGTTTCCAGGGCCTGGTCGCCAATAACAGACCGACATTGGTTCGCTCATCAACCGCAAGGCCAAGATCCTCCCGCTGCAGCTGTGCAAACTCCTGGGACCAGTGATCGATCTTCCTTAACAATATTTCCCGCGACGCCCGGGAGAGCATACCAGTAACAAAACGTCGCGCCTCGTGGTCGCCGGTGAACCGGCTGTTGAAAAAATCTTCCTGGACCCTTTTGGCGTAGTACTGAACCACGGGCCCGTTGGGCAACCAGTGAAAATCCGGAGCGATGCGCATTTTGATCCGATTACCCGGCAACAGGTCGAGAAACTTAAGGCGATCCAGATTTGCAAGCGCCTGGATACACTCCGCTTCGGTCAATTGATACTGATTAACCATATCCTCAAAAGCGATATGGTTCCGCACGCACATCGCCACCAATAGCAGGCGTGGACTCGCTACCAACTCCTTTTCCTGCTCCACCGTCAGGTGGCTGATATGGGTACGCCCCCTTTCATACTCATGGAACAGGTCACTCAACTCCACATCGACCAATTCGCAGATAGACTCCAGCCGTTCTAATGTCATCCCACCGGATGAAAACAGTCGCTTGACACTCCCCTCACTCAGCCCCAGATGTTTTGCCACCTGGGCGTAGGTAACCCGATGCTTTCTCAACACCTGTTTCAGCGCATCCACCAGCGCAGTTGATTGGCTCATAGCCCCTCCGACATCCAATAGTCACGCTATGCGTGACCCACTGTCCTATTTTCTGCAACTTTATCAAAAATAGTAGCAATAAAGATAACTTTGTCTAAAAGTATCTCTCGCGTTTCAAACACAACATGGAGAGATAGAAAAATGGACCATTGGAAACCAATCACCGCAATCGTACTGGCTTCAGTCATCGCTGTTTCACCCGCCCGGGCGAACGGTAGTGCAAACCACGGAAGCAAGGCCGCCACTCACTCCACGCAAGCCGCCGGGCACTCTGCTGCAATGAGCGCGAAAACTGTAGCCGGCAGCGTGGCACTGCCTCTTGCAGTCGCGGGCACAGCCGGCCAGGTAAGTGGCCAGGCCGCGGAAGAACTCTGGGACCTTGCCAATCAACCCATCGGTACGCCGCTACCGATCGCACAGGAAACATTCACAGTTGGTCATTCACCAAAAGAAGCCGTGTTCAACGAGGGGGATAACCAATGAAAACCAATATATTAAAGGCCATACTCATCGGCCTTATCATGACCGCAACCGGCAACGTCCAGGCCAATAGCAGCGCCGCTGGTACCGCTTCCATCTTTACACCACAACAAGTATCGGCATTTGCAAAAAAAGTAGAACAGACCCTGGCAGAGAAGGGGGCGCGGGTATTCCTCATCAGCAGAGTCGGGATACCCGAAGAGGAGCTTCCGAAAGGCATCAACTATACCCATACAGCTCTCGCCGTCTATTCTGAAATTACCACCGAAGATGGAAACAAAGCCCCCGGGTACGCCATATACAACCTCTACCAGCGCGATGGGCAACCGGATGTCAGTGAACTGGTTGTGGATTTCCCGGTGGACTTTTTCAGCAGCGCCCATGTAATGAAAGCGGGCATTGTGATACCAGTGCCAAAACTGCAGGAAAGGCTGCTTAGGGTCATTCGCTCGAAAACCTATAGCAATCTGCACAATCCGAACTACTCTGTGCTGGCAAATCCGTTCAAACAGAAATTCCAGAACTGCACCGGATTTGTACTGAATGTGCTGAATGCCGCGATTTACCAGACCGACGATATTGAAGTAATCAAGGCAAATACCCGAGCCTATTTTAAACCGCAAAGGGTTGATGTAGGGGGGTTTAAACTACTGCTCGGTTCCATGTTTAAACCAGACATCGCCTTGTCGGATCACCAAGGCCCGGTAGTCACCACGACATTTGGCACCATCACCAAGTATCTCGAAGAGTACAGTTTAAGCCAGGAACACTTCACCCTCACGGCGGATACGCAGACAGCAGGAGGCCCGGAACAGCCTGGCCGACATCAGGTAAACAGCTCGGATTCAACCTGATACCGGGCTGGCGATAGATGGGGGTTGCCGGTTTGGATTGTCGTATCGACAAGTCATCGAAACCGGCGACCCGCCCGCTTTTCCGAATGTAAGAAATCCGCTACTGCCAAGCCCGACAACAGACTCTCACCAGCGCCCTCAAGCCGCCCACACCGGACCGATACCGGGTAGTTTTCTTCCCCACCTTGCCCTGATCACAGCCAATCAGGCGCGCCAGCCCCCCCGTTCCAGCAGACCCCGGACAACTGCCACCTTCCATCCCCGCAGCCCTGTAATCGGAATAGCCGGCGCAATCACTTGCCATGGATGACCAATACTCATAGTATTAACGGTTTTCTTGGCTATTTGCGCCTGAAGATCAAGGCGCCTGTTTATACGCTTTCCAGAATTGGAGATTTAGGATAACGACCATGTCGAACGCTTTGATGGCCACATACAAGAGGCTCCCGGTCAGTTTTGAACGGGGCGATGGGGTTTGGCTCTGGGACACCGAGGGTAAACGTTATCTGGATGCCCTCTCAGGCATTGCGGTATGCGGTCTCGGACACGCCCACCCGGCCATTCAGAAAGCCATCTGTGACCAGGCCTCCAAGCTGCTGCACACCTCCAATCTCTACCAGATTCCGCTGCAGGAACAACTGGGCGAAAAACTGATCGGCCTGGCGAACATGCAGCAGGTCTTTTTTGCCAATTCCGGCGCCGAGGCCAACGAGGCGGCAATCAAGATCGCCCGCTTCCACGGTAACCAGAAGGGTGTGCAGAACCCCACCATAGTGGTCATGGAACGGAGTTTCCATGGCCGGACCCTGGCCACCCTGACCGCCACCGGTAATCGCAAGGTGCAGGCCGGCTTCGAGCCACTGGTGCAGGGTTTCATACGGATCCCCTACGACGATATCGAGAGCTTGAAAAATGTCGCCGAAAACAGCCCCAACGTGGTTGCCGTGCTGGTTGAACCGGTACAGGGCGAGGGTGGTATCAATATCCCGGCCGAAGACTACCTGACCCAGATCCGCCAGCTTTGCGATGAAAACGGATGGCTGATGATGCTGGACGAAATTCAGACCGGCATAGGCCGCAGCGGTAAATTTTTCTCCCATCAGCACCAGGGCATCGTGCCTGACGTAATGACCCTGGCCAAGGCGCTGGGTAACGGCATGCCCATCGGCGCCTGCCTGGTAAGCGGCAAGGCGGCCAATCTGCTGGGACCGGGCAATCATGGCACCACGTTTGGCGGTAATCCACTGGCCTGCCGGGTCGCACTGACCGTACTGGAGACCGTTGAGCAGGCGGACCTCACGACCCGGGCCGAGGTGCTGGGCGCCAAGTTACTGGCCGATTTTGCCGATGCCCTGATCGATGTGACCGGTGTGGAAGAGATCCGCGGCCAGGGGCTGTTGATCGGCATAGAGCTGGAGCACCCCTGTGGTGAACTGGTCCTGCGGGCCCTGGAGCAGGGCCTGCTGATCAATGTCACCGCCGACAAAGTGATCCGGCTGCTGCCACCACTGATCATGAGCGACAAGGAGGCCGAACAACTGGTGCAGACGCTCTCCACGTTGATCCGGGACTTCCTGACCGAACAGAGCGAATAGGGCCTGTCAGGGCCGCGCAAGGTAGAAATGATGACACTTCCAGCCAACAAACCCGTCAGACACTTCCTGTCACTTCTGGATCTTTCGCCCGACGAGCTGCGTGCCCTGATTCACCGGGCCACTGAACTGAAGCGGATACTGCGGGCGGGCGAGTTGTACGAGCCGCTGAAGAACCAGACCCTGGGGATGATTTTCGAGAAATCCTCGACCCGGACCCGGATCTCCTTCGAGGCGGGTGTCACCCAGCTCGGAGGACATGCGCTGTTTCTCTCCTCCCGGGATACCCAGTTGGGACGCGGCGAGCCGATCGAGGACAGCGCCCGGGTCATCTCCCGGATGGTGGACTGCGTCATGATCCGTACTTTCGAACACGAGAAGGTGGAGCTGTTTGCCGCCCACTCCCGGGTGCCGGTGATCAACGCCCTGACCGACCTGCTGCACCCCTGCCAGCTACTGGCTGACATGCAGACCTATTTTGAACATCGTGGCGATATTGCCGGCAAGACGGTTACCTGGGTCGGTGATGGGAACAACATGTGCCACTCCTATATCAATGCCGCCCGCCAGTTCGATTTCCAGCTGAATATCAGCTGCCCGGAGGGGCATGACCCGGATCCTTCGATCCTGCAGGGAGCCGGTGATCGCTGCCGGATCATCCGCGAGCCTATGGAAGCCGCCACCGATGCCGACCTGGTGGTCACCGATGTATGGGCCAGCATGGGGCAGGAAGAGGAGCAGCGGCAACGGGAAATCACCTTTGCCAACTACCAGGTGAACGAGCAGTTGATGGCGCAGGCCCGGCCCGACGCCCTGTTCATGCACTGCCTGCCGGCACACCGGGGCGAAGAGGTGACCGCCGGAGTGATCGATCACCCCGACAGCGTGGTCTGGGATGAGGCGGAAAACCGCATGCACGCCCAGAAAGCCCTGCTGGAGATGCTGCTGCGCCCCTGATCCCTATATCGACGCAGGCGGTCAATCATCCAGCCGGAAGCCGACCTTGATCACCACCTGCCAGTGGGCCACCTTGCCTTCCACCACGTGACCACGGGTCTCGACCACTTCGAACCAGTCCATGTTGCGTACACTGTCGGCCGCATGGGCCAGGGCGTTCTCCACCGCCTTGTCGGAGCTCTCACTGGAGGAGCCCACCAGCTCTATCTTTTTATATATGTGTGAATGCATATCCAATCTCCCGGTTGTGAATCATCAGCTGATCTGATCGAGTGTAGGCGGAACCCGGGCCGTGTGCCGGAAAGCATCCGCCTCAGTCACAAAGCTCAATCGGCAACACGCTTCCATAACGGTAGCCAGGACCGGAACAGCGCAGAGCAATTATCCTTTTTAAAAACAAGGTAATAAGAACTTGCCCGCCTCACCCGATCCGTGGCAAAGTCCACCGCCTGAAGTACAACATGCGGTGGACCAATCTCGTGAAACTCTCCTATCAAGATCTCGGACAGGGCATATTCTGTATCGATACCTTCTACTACCGCCCCAACCTGGATGGCTGCTATCTGATCCAGCAGGGCGACCAGGCGGCGCTGATTGACGCCGGCACGTCCCACGTGGCACCGGCGGTGATGGAGCTGTTGAAACTGCGTGGCCTGACACCAGAACAGGTCAAGTACGTCATCCCGACCCACGTCCACCTGGATCATGCCGGCGGAACCGGCCAGCTCATGGCCATGTTGCCTGAAGCAGAGATGATCATCCATCCCCGCGGCGCGCGCCACATGAATCATCCGGAGAAGATCATTGCCGGTACCATTGCCGTTTATGGCGAGGAGATCTTCAAAGAGCGTTACGGCGCCATCCTGCCGGTGCCGGAGGCGCGTACCATTGCGGCCGAAGATGGCTTTGAGTTCTCCCTGGGCGGACGCACCCTGCGCTGCATTCACACCGAAGGGCACGCCCGGCACCACCTCTGCATCTGGGACCAACAGAGCCGGGGACTGTTTACCGGCGATACATTCGGCATATCCTACCGGGAACTGGATAGTGACCAGGGTCCCTTTATGTTCCTCCCCTCCACCCCGATCGATTTTGATCCGGAGGCGTGGCATGATTCCCTGGAGCGGCTTTGCCGTCTCGACCCGACCCAGCTCTACCTGACCCATTTCTGTCGCATCGATCAACCGGCGCTCCGGGCCAAGGTGTTGCATAAAGAGATCGACGACTATGTAGCCATTGCACTCAACGCGGGTGGCGAGCAGCGAGAACAGCAGATCCACCAGGAGCTGACGCACTACTATCAGGAGCAGCTCAGACAGCACGGCTCGCCATTGAGCAGTGCTGAAATCGATCAGGTGCTGGGCATGGACATTGCACTCTGCGCTCAGGGGCTTGAGGTGTGGTTGAAACGGCGGGAAAAACAGAAGTAGTTCAGAATGGAGTTTTATCGACGGGTTGAGTCAAAGTGCAGCGCCGCACAGCTGCAGGCACTGATCACGCTGGAGCAACTCCCCAGCCTGTGTGCCTCCATTGACACGCTGCTGGAGCAGCGGGGTGAGGAGGGTCAGATCTATTGTGTCTGGGGCGCATTCGAAGTTACCCGCCAGAAGATCAGAGATGGGGTTCGCTTCACTCTGCCTGGCTGTATTAATGCCCTGGCCTGGACTATCACTGCCAATCCCGACCATATCGTTATCCACTGCACCATCAACCGCGCTGAACACGATCAGGATTTTATCGAATCAATAGAGCAGTTCGTGGAGGATTGGCGAACCGGTCTGGCTGAAGCGCTCAACCCGGGCCAATAACCCTCACGAGGGGCGGGTGCTGTTCAGCTCCCAGCAGAAAGTACAGTCCAGCTCCGCCAGCACCTGCTCCAGACCATCCTCGCCCTGCTCAAGGATAAGCGACAACGGCGCCCGGCCCAGACGCCGATGGGTCTGCCGCAACCAGCGACCGCCCATGGTCGGATTAGTGGGATAGCTGGTATGCAGCGCTTCGGCAATGCGGCGCACGTAGGCGGCGCGACGCTGAATATCCGGATCATCAGGAAACGCCTCGTACTGACCCAGCCGGTTCAGTTTTCTTGAACGGGTCTCCGGAAGCCCCAGGACAAAACAGACCTGCTCAACACCAAGACGCCAGACCCGGAGCACTTCCATGGTCTCGCGCGTTTTATTTATCGCCTGGTTCATGGCTACTGCACTCATGAAACAACCTCCCACCCGTCTCTATTTCATAGTTATTTACTGGGTTTTAAGTGTACCACTATTCGAAAAGCTTTGCTTCAGCCAAATATTTTCCGCCACCAACGGCGGCGATTGTTGGGCAGGACACGGGTTGAAGGCAGGTCGCAGGGGGGGAGTTTGCTCAACACCCAACCCGGCAGGGGCGGGTTGTCACTGTACCCGCAACTGACTCCCAGGTTATGGGGATCATAAATCTTGATCAGGGCCGGCTGCTCCAGATTGTCTGCATAGACAATCCCGCAGTAATCCTCATCATGCTCACGACGCAGAAACAGCGCCATCTCTTCCAGAAAACGGCACAGATCCTGTGCGCTTGCCGGACTTTCCGGCGGAACTTCTCCGATCGCGTAGATATACCAGTCATCGGTGGGGTTTTGCAGCAACAGGGCCCAGAGCGCATCCAGCTGGGGCCAGCGCAGGGTGGCGATAAAACTGCCCCGAAAGGCCGCCATAAACGGGTTTTCTTCCAATGATCCAGCCTCCAGGCAACCAAATTTGGGTGGTTGGGGAAGTCTCGCACGACCGGTAAACTATTTGAAATCAAAATCTGTTAAGGGATTATAAACAGGCCCCTGATCGGGGTATAATCGGGTCCTTTTCAATCACCAAGTTCCGCCACTATGAGCCAAGCTGACGCACTGTTTGAAACCGACCTGCCCCACCTGAAGCTGCTGAACCGCGGCAAGGTCCGGGACATTTTTGATATTGATGACCAGCACATGCTGATCGTCGCCAGCGACCGCCTGTCGGCATTCGACGTGGTACTGCCCCAGCCGATCCCCGGCAAGGGTGAAGTACTCACCCGGGTGGCCAACTTCTGGTTTGAACGGACCCGTTCCATCCTGCCCAACCACCTGTCCGATATGCCCCTGGAAGAGGTGGTACCGGACGTGGCGCAGCGGGCCAGACTGGGCGATCGGGCCACCGTGGTACGCAAGCTGAAACCCCTGCCGGTGGAGGCCATCGTGCGGGGCTACATCATCGGTTCGGGCTGGAAGGATTATCAGAAAACCGGTGAGGTCTGCGGCATCCGCCTGCCGGAGGGACTGCGCCAGGCGGACAAACTGCCGGAACCGATCTTCACCCCCTCGTCCAAGGCGGAAGTGGGCGATCACGATGAGAACATCAGCTTCCAGCAGATGATTGATCTGATCGGCGAGGAACTGGCCAACCAGGTACGGGACGCCAGCCTGCGCATCTACAGCGAGTGCGCCGACTACGCCCTGCAGAAGGGTATTATCATTGCCGATACCAAGTTTGAATTTGGCCTGGACGAGCAGGGTCAGCTCTACCTGATCGACGAAGTACTGACCCCCGACTCCTCCCGCTTCTGGCCTGCCGACCAGTACCAGCCGGGCATGAGTCCGCCCAGTTTCGACAAGCAGTTTGTGCGGGATTACCTGGAGACCCTGGACTGGGACAAGACCCCGCCAGGACCGGTGCTGCCGGACGAGGTGATCACCCGGACTGCCGAGAAGTACCGCGAGGCCGAGCAGATCCTGACCGGCCGCTGAGCGCTACTTACTGGCGACAAAGTCGTGCATAAGCGTGGGCACCGCTTTGGTGCCCACCCTGCGGAACTGACCAGGTGATCCACTGATGAAAAAGCGCCAGACACGCATCACGCTCTACAGCAGCCGCAACTGCAGTCACTGCCGCCGGGCCAAAGCTTACCTGAAAGAGCACCACATCCCCTTTACCGAGCAGGATGTGGAGCGCAACCGGCGCGCGCAACTCGATTTCATGCGCGCCGGCGGCCGTGGCGTACCCCTGATCATGGTGGGCGAACAGCAGGTCCACGGCTTTGAACCCCGTCAGTTGCAGCGGGCCCTGCGCCAGGCAGGCTTCGATGTCTGAGGCGGAGACCCCTTACGCCGATCTAAGCCCCGAAACCATCCTCTGCGCCCTGGAATCGGTCGGTTACCAGCCCAGTGGCGGCATGCTGGCTCTCAACAGCTACGAA
Proteins encoded in this region:
- a CDS encoding helix-turn-helix domain-containing protein — protein: MSQSTALVDALKQVLRKHRVTYAQVAKHLGLSEGSVKRLFSSGGMTLERLESICELVDVELSDLFHEYERGRTHISHLTVEQEKELVASPRLLLVAMCVRNHIAFEDMVNQYQLTEAECIQALANLDRLKFLDLLPGNRIKMRIAPDFHWLPNGPVVQYYAKRVQEDFFNSRFTGDHEARRFVTGMLSRASREILLRKIDHWSQEFAQLQREDLGLAVDERTNVGLLLATRPWKLEEFASSERNVRAGGAG
- the argF gene encoding ornithine carbamoyltransferase; this translates as MMTLPANKPVRHFLSLLDLSPDELRALIHRATELKRILRAGELYEPLKNQTLGMIFEKSSTRTRISFEAGVTQLGGHALFLSSRDTQLGRGEPIEDSARVISRMVDCVMIRTFEHEKVELFAAHSRVPVINALTDLLHPCQLLADMQTYFEHRGDIAGKTVTWVGDGNNMCHSYINAARQFDFQLNISCPEGHDPDPSILQGAGDRCRIIREPMEAATDADLVVTDVWASMGQEEEQRQREITFANYQVNEQLMAQARPDALFMHCLPAHRGEEVTAGVIDHPDSVVWDEAENRMHAQKALLEMLLRP
- a CDS encoding aspartate aminotransferase family protein, with the translated sequence MSNALMATYKRLPVSFERGDGVWLWDTEGKRYLDALSGIAVCGLGHAHPAIQKAICDQASKLLHTSNLYQIPLQEQLGEKLIGLANMQQVFFANSGAEANEAAIKIARFHGNQKGVQNPTIVVMERSFHGRTLATLTATGNRKVQAGFEPLVQGFIRIPYDDIESLKNVAENSPNVVAVLVEPVQGEGGINIPAEDYLTQIRQLCDENGWLMMLDEIQTGIGRSGKFFSHQHQGIVPDVMTLAKALGNGMPIGACLVSGKAANLLGPGNHGTTFGGNPLACRVALTVLETVEQADLTTRAEVLGAKLLADFADALIDVTGVEEIRGQGLLIGIELEHPCGELVLRALEQGLLINVTADKVIRLLPPLIMSDKEAEQLVQTLSTLIRDFLTEQSE
- the mraZ gene encoding division/cell wall cluster transcriptional repressor MraZ produces the protein MFRGLNRLNLDAKGRLAVPTRYRERIQERCASELVVTIDRDHCLLIYPLPEWQEIERKLMKLPSFNKAARNLQRLLVGHATEVDMDGQGRVLLPPALRDFAQLDKRVVLIGQGNKFELWDEERWSNQREGWLDEMELGDVDLPADFDTLSI
- the ftsL gene encoding cell division protein FtsL encodes the protein MNRGQAIMLLFLAFSLLMTATGVVYSKYATRKHFVALQMLRAERDAMEVEWGRLQLEQSTWATHARVEKIARKRLKMHIPTADEVVVVKP
- the rsmH gene encoding 16S rRNA (cytosine(1402)-N(4))-methyltransferase RsmH; its protein translation is MASTDTHLPVLFHEALEALNISPEGVYIDGTFGRGGHSGAILQALGPSGRLLGIDKDPDAIACARRLFGDDERFVIRQGSFAQLEQVVGAAGLLGRVNGVLLDLGVSSPQLDRAERGFSFLNDGPLDMRMDNSSGVSAADWLNRAEADEMAQVFKTYGEERFARRIARAIVEARSTQSIQTTRQLAEVVSAANPAWEKGKHPATRCFQAIRIHINRELDDLKACLDQSLRVLAPGGRLAVISFHSLEDRIVKRFMRDAERGEQFPPGIPVTEQQRNSQLARIGKAIKPSRQEVDQNPRARSAVLRVAERRQ
- a CDS encoding dodecin, with amino-acid sequence MHSHIYKKIELVGSSSESSDKAVENALAHAADSVRNMDWFEVVETRGHVVEGKVAHWQVVIKVGFRLDD
- a CDS encoding DUF2145 domain-containing protein, with product MKTNILKAILIGLIMTATGNVQANSSAAGTASIFTPQQVSAFAKKVEQTLAEKGARVFLISRVGIPEEELPKGINYTHTALAVYSEITTEDGNKAPGYAIYNLYQRDGQPDVSELVVDFPVDFFSSAHVMKAGIVIPVPKLQERLLRVIRSKTYSNLHNPNYSVLANPFKQKFQNCTGFVLNVLNAAIYQTDDIEVIKANTRAYFKPQRVDVGGFKLLLGSMFKPDIALSDHQGPVVTTTFGTITKYLEEYSLSQEHFTLTADTQTAGGPEQPGRHQVNSSDST
- a CDS encoding peptidoglycan D,D-transpeptidase FtsI family protein, with product MSGKTRNRRQKNARRVEQALPSYRARRWTLLTLLSLSAALLVWRAVDQQIFETDFLQNEGQRRYLRVVEMPAHRGMIKDRFGAPVAISTPVDSVWANPRTLSPDRRILVPVAKILEMDLDHLRQLLARRSNRSFVYLKRRINPDRAERLMDYVEANDISGIGLQREYRRYYPDGEVFAHVVGFTNIDDQGQEGLELAYDEWLRGTAGRKRVIQDGRARAVKDVENILEPQAGKELITSIDRRLQFLAYRELKGAVRRNKAKSGSAVILDARNGEILAMVNQPAYNPNGSKSGKTGRFRNRAVTDVFEPGSTMKPFTIAAALESGRYSPGTVIDTTPGTFKVGRNLVRDHRNYGPIDLTHVILKSSNVGVSKIALDLPKDEFWGFFSRIGFGDPTSTGFPGEVSGQLAPYRRWAEIDQATLAFGYGLSVTTLQLARAYGVLASDGIRYPVSLLRQDEPVRGERVMRASTARAVRRMMEGVVSNEGTAPAAAVSGYRVAGKTGTAKKSISGGYADDRYISVFAGIAPSSDPRLVMVVMIDEPTAGKYYGGSVAAPVFSRVMTGALRLLNVAPDALNDSVVRLAGNGGGR